From Peromyscus maniculatus bairdii isolate BWxNUB_F1_BW_parent chromosome 8, HU_Pman_BW_mat_3.1, whole genome shotgun sequence, a single genomic window includes:
- the Llgl1 gene encoding lethal(2) giant larvae protein homolog 1 isoform X2 — MMKFRFRRQGADPQREKLKQELFAFHKTVEHGFPNQPSALAFDPELRIMAIGTRSGAVKIYGAPGVEFTGLHRDAATVTQMHFLPGQGRLLTLLDDSSLHLWEIIHHNGCAHLEEGLSFQPPSRPSFDNASAPASLTRVTVVLLVAGHTAALGTESGSVFFLDVATLTLLEGQTISPDEVLRSVPDDYRCGKALGPVESLQGHLQDPTKILIGYSRGLLVIWSQATRCVDHIFLGNQLESLCWGRGGSTVISSHSDGSYAIWSTDTGSPPALQPTVVTTPYGPFPCKAINKILWRSCESGDHFIIFSGGMPRASYGDRHCVSVLRAETLVTLDFTSRVIDFFTVHSTQPGDEFDDPQALAVLLEEELVVLDLQTPGWPAVPAPYLAPLHSSAITCSAHVANVPSKLWARIVSAGERQSPQPASSALSWPITGGRNLAQEPLQHGLLLTGHEDGTVRFWDASGVALRPLYKLSTAGLFQTDCEHADSLAQAVEDDWPPFRKVGCFDPYSDDPRLGIQKVALCKYTAQMVVAGTAGQVLVLELSDVPAEQAVSVASVDLLQDREGFTWKGHERLSPHTGLLTWPAGFQPRMLVQCLPPAAVTAVTLHAEWSLVAFGTSHGFGLFDYQRKSPVLARCTLHPNDSLAMEGPLSRVKSLKKSLRQSFRRIRKSRVSGKKRPTTASSKLQEANAQLAEQPCPHDVEMTPVQRRIEPRSADDSLSGVVRCLYFADTFLRDATHHGPTMWAGTNSGSVFAYALEVPAAAAGGEKRPEQAVEAVLGKEVQLMHRAPVVAIAVLDGRGRPLPEPYEASRDLAQAPDMQGGHAVLIASEEQFKVFTLPKVSAKTKFKLTAHEGCRVRKVALATFASVMSEDYAETCLACLTNLGDVHVFSVPGLRPQVHYSCIRKEDISGIASCVFTRHGQGFYLISPSEFERFSLSARNITEPLCSLDISWPRNAPQPSLQDSPKLSQANGTRNIALAPESCEGSPNSAHSKRADTAEPPETTLSPVSVDSATSGDTTLDTTGDVTAEYVKDFLGSPEDSEKNLRNLEADEARAYTLLVK, encoded by the exons CTACGGTGCACCTGGAGTGGAGTTTACAGGTCTGCACCGCGATGCAGCCACCGTCACCCAGATGCATTTCCTGCCTGGTCAG GGCCGCCTCCTGACCCTGCTAGATGACAGCAGCCTGCATCTGTGGGAGATCATCCATCATAATGGCTGTGCCCACCTAGAGGAAGGGCTTAGCTTCCAGCCACCCAGCCGGCCCAGTTTTGACAACGCCAG TGCCCCTGCCAGCCTTACCCGTGTCACCGTGGTCCTGCTGGTAGCTGGCCACACAGCGGCCCTGGGGACTGAGAGTGGCAGCGTTTTTTTCCTGGATGTCGCCACTCTGACCCTGCTTGAGGGGCAGACTATCAGCCCAGATGAGGTTCTGCGCAG TGTGCCAGATGACTACCGGTGTGGGAAGGCCCTGGGCCCTGTGGAGTCACTCCAGGGACATCTGCAAGACCCCACCAAAATCCTCATAGGCTACAGTCGGGGCTTATTGGTCATCTGGAGCCAGGCCACACGGTGTGTGGACCACATTTTCCTGGGTAACCAG CTGGAGAGCCTGTGTTGGGGCCGTGGTGGCAGCACCGTTATCAGCTCACACAGCGATGGCAGCTATGCCATCTGGTCCACAGACACTGGCAGCCCCCCAGCGCTGCAGCCCACTGTAGTGACCACACCCTATG gcccctTCCCCTGCAAGGCCATCAACAAGATTCTGTGGCGGAGCTGTGAGTCAGG AGACCACTTTATCATCTTCAGTGGTGGCATGCCCCGAGCCAGCTATGGTGACCGTCACTGTGTGAGTGTACTGCGAGCGGAGACGTTGGTGACCCTGGACTTCACCTCCCGTGTCATTGACTTCTTCACAGTGCACAGCACGCAGCCAGGGGATG AATTCGACGACCCTCAGGCCCTAGCTGTGCttctggaggaggagctggtggTGCTGGACCTGCAGACGCCAGGCTGGCCAGCTGTGCCTGCCCCTTACCTGGCCCCACTGCATTCATCCGCTATCACCTGCTCTGCCCATGTTGCCAACGTCCCCAGCAAGCTGTGGGCCCGCATTGTAAGTGCCGGTGAGCGGCAGAGCCCACAGCCTGCCTCCAGTGCCTTG AGTTGGCCCATTACTGGGGGCCGGAACTTGGCCCAGGAACCCTTGCAGCATGGGCTGCTGCTGACCGG CCATGAGGATGGCACTGTGCGCTTCTGGGACGCCTCTGGTGTGGCGCTAAGGCCACTCTACAAACTGAGCACCGCTGGCCTCTTCCAGACGGACTGTGAACACGCTGACAGCCTGGCCCAGGCTGTGGAGGACGACTGGCCGCCCTTCCGCAAG GTGGGCTGTTTTGACCCCTACAGTGATGACCCCCGCCTGGGAATACAGAAGGTTGCACTTTGCAAGTACACAGCccagatggtggtggctggcacTGCAGGCCAG GTGCTTGTGCTGGAGCTCAGTGACGTGCCAGCCGAGCAGGCTGTCAGCGTGGCCAGTGTGGATCTCCTTCAGGATCGTGAGGGCTTCACATGGAAGGGCCATGAGCGGCTGAGCCCACACACAGGGCTGTTGACTTGGCCTGCGGGATTCCAGCCCCGAATGCTGGTGCAGTGCCTGCCACCAGCTGCTGTCACCGCTGTCACCCTTCATGCCGAGTGGAGCCTTGTGGCCTTTGGTACCAGTCATGGCTTTGGTCTTTTTGACTACCAGCGCAAGAGCCCGGTGCTGGCCAG GTGTACCCTCCACCCCAATGACTCTTTGGCCATGGAGGGGCCGCTCTCTCGGGTGAAATCCCTCAAGAAGTCACTGCGGCAGTCATTCCGGCGTATCCGCAAGAGCCGTGTCTCAGGCAAAAAACGGCCTACTACTGCCAGTAGCAAG TTGCAGGAAGCCAACGCACAGCTGGCGGAGCAGCCCTGCCCCCACGACGTGGAGATGACACCCGTGCAGCGCCGCATCGAGCCGCGGTCTGCTGACGACTCCCTTTCCGGTGTCGTGCGCTGCCTCTACTTTGCCGACACATTCCTTCGAGATG CAACCCACCATGGGCCCACCATGTGGGCAGGGACCAACTCGGGCTCCGTATTTGCCTACGCGCTAGAGGTTCCAGCAGCCGCAGCAGGTGGTGAAAAGCGGCCCGAGCAGGCAGTGGAGGCGGTGCTGGGCAAGGAGGTACAGCTCATGCACCGGGCACCTGTCGTGGCCATTGCTGTGTTGGACGGTCGTGGCCGTCCACTGCCTGAGCCCTATGAGGCTTCCCGGGACCTGGCACAGGCCCCCGACATGCAGGGTGGGCACGCTGTGCTCATAGCATCTGAGGAGCAGTTCAAG GTGTTCACACTGCCCAAGGTGAGCGCTAAGACCAAGTTCAAGCTGACGGCCCACGAAGGCTGTCGTGTGCGCAAGGTCGCCCTGGCCACGTTTGCCAGTGTGATGTCTGAGGACTACGCTGAGACCTGCCTCGCCTGCCTCACCAACTTGGGTGACGTCCACGTCTTTTCTGTGCCTGGCCTGAGGCCTCAGGTGCACTACTCCTGTATCCGGAAGGAGGACATCAGTGGCATCGCTTCCTGTGTCTTCACACGCCATGGTCAGG GCTTCTACTTGATCTCTCCGTCGGAATTTGAGCGCTTCTCCCTGAGTGCTCGCAATATCACGGAGCCACTCTGCTCTCTGGATATCAGCTGGCCCCGAAACGCCCCCCAGCCCAG TCTTCAAGACTCACCCAAGCTGAGCCAGGCTAATGGCACCCGAAACATCGCCCTGGCCCCAGAGAGCTGTGAAGGAAGCCCTAACTCTGCCCACAGCAAGCGAGCCG ACACCGCAGAGCCCCCCGAGACCACGCTCTCACCTGTGTCCGTTGACTCGGCAACGAGTGGGGATACCACGCTGGACACCACAGGGGACGTCACAGCGGAATATGTGAAGGATTTCCTGGG ctctcCTGAGGACTCGGAGAAGAACCTTCGGAACCTGGAAGCAGACGAGGCCCGGGCCTACACCCTTCTGGTTAAATGA
- the Llgl1 gene encoding lethal(2) giant larvae protein homolog 1 isoform X1, translated as MMKFRFRRQGADPQREKLKQELFAFHKTVEHGFPNQPSALAFDPELRIMAIGTRSGAVKIYGAPGVEFTGLHRDAATVTQMHFLPGQGRLLTLLDDSSLHLWEIIHHNGCAHLEEGLSFQPPSRPSFDNASAPASLTRVTVVLLVAGHTAALGTESGSVFFLDVATLTLLEGQTISPDEVLRSVPDDYRCGKALGPVESLQGHLQDPTKILIGYSRGLLVIWSQATRCVDHIFLGNQQLESLCWGRGGSTVISSHSDGSYAIWSTDTGSPPALQPTVVTTPYGPFPCKAINKILWRSCESGDHFIIFSGGMPRASYGDRHCVSVLRAETLVTLDFTSRVIDFFTVHSTQPGDEFDDPQALAVLLEEELVVLDLQTPGWPAVPAPYLAPLHSSAITCSAHVANVPSKLWARIVSAGERQSPQPASSALSWPITGGRNLAQEPLQHGLLLTGHEDGTVRFWDASGVALRPLYKLSTAGLFQTDCEHADSLAQAVEDDWPPFRKVGCFDPYSDDPRLGIQKVALCKYTAQMVVAGTAGQVLVLELSDVPAEQAVSVASVDLLQDREGFTWKGHERLSPHTGLLTWPAGFQPRMLVQCLPPAAVTAVTLHAEWSLVAFGTSHGFGLFDYQRKSPVLARCTLHPNDSLAMEGPLSRVKSLKKSLRQSFRRIRKSRVSGKKRPTTASSKLQEANAQLAEQPCPHDVEMTPVQRRIEPRSADDSLSGVVRCLYFADTFLRDATHHGPTMWAGTNSGSVFAYALEVPAAAAGGEKRPEQAVEAVLGKEVQLMHRAPVVAIAVLDGRGRPLPEPYEASRDLAQAPDMQGGHAVLIASEEQFKVFTLPKVSAKTKFKLTAHEGCRVRKVALATFASVMSEDYAETCLACLTNLGDVHVFSVPGLRPQVHYSCIRKEDISGIASCVFTRHGQGFYLISPSEFERFSLSARNITEPLCSLDISWPRNAPQPSLQDSPKLSQANGTRNIALAPESCEGSPNSAHSKRADTAEPPETTLSPVSVDSATSGDTTLDTTGDVTAEYVKDFLGSPEDSEKNLRNLEADEARAYTLLVK; from the exons CTACGGTGCACCTGGAGTGGAGTTTACAGGTCTGCACCGCGATGCAGCCACCGTCACCCAGATGCATTTCCTGCCTGGTCAG GGCCGCCTCCTGACCCTGCTAGATGACAGCAGCCTGCATCTGTGGGAGATCATCCATCATAATGGCTGTGCCCACCTAGAGGAAGGGCTTAGCTTCCAGCCACCCAGCCGGCCCAGTTTTGACAACGCCAG TGCCCCTGCCAGCCTTACCCGTGTCACCGTGGTCCTGCTGGTAGCTGGCCACACAGCGGCCCTGGGGACTGAGAGTGGCAGCGTTTTTTTCCTGGATGTCGCCACTCTGACCCTGCTTGAGGGGCAGACTATCAGCCCAGATGAGGTTCTGCGCAG TGTGCCAGATGACTACCGGTGTGGGAAGGCCCTGGGCCCTGTGGAGTCACTCCAGGGACATCTGCAAGACCCCACCAAAATCCTCATAGGCTACAGTCGGGGCTTATTGGTCATCTGGAGCCAGGCCACACGGTGTGTGGACCACATTTTCCTGGGTAACCAG CAGCTGGAGAGCCTGTGTTGGGGCCGTGGTGGCAGCACCGTTATCAGCTCACACAGCGATGGCAGCTATGCCATCTGGTCCACAGACACTGGCAGCCCCCCAGCGCTGCAGCCCACTGTAGTGACCACACCCTATG gcccctTCCCCTGCAAGGCCATCAACAAGATTCTGTGGCGGAGCTGTGAGTCAGG AGACCACTTTATCATCTTCAGTGGTGGCATGCCCCGAGCCAGCTATGGTGACCGTCACTGTGTGAGTGTACTGCGAGCGGAGACGTTGGTGACCCTGGACTTCACCTCCCGTGTCATTGACTTCTTCACAGTGCACAGCACGCAGCCAGGGGATG AATTCGACGACCCTCAGGCCCTAGCTGTGCttctggaggaggagctggtggTGCTGGACCTGCAGACGCCAGGCTGGCCAGCTGTGCCTGCCCCTTACCTGGCCCCACTGCATTCATCCGCTATCACCTGCTCTGCCCATGTTGCCAACGTCCCCAGCAAGCTGTGGGCCCGCATTGTAAGTGCCGGTGAGCGGCAGAGCCCACAGCCTGCCTCCAGTGCCTTG AGTTGGCCCATTACTGGGGGCCGGAACTTGGCCCAGGAACCCTTGCAGCATGGGCTGCTGCTGACCGG CCATGAGGATGGCACTGTGCGCTTCTGGGACGCCTCTGGTGTGGCGCTAAGGCCACTCTACAAACTGAGCACCGCTGGCCTCTTCCAGACGGACTGTGAACACGCTGACAGCCTGGCCCAGGCTGTGGAGGACGACTGGCCGCCCTTCCGCAAG GTGGGCTGTTTTGACCCCTACAGTGATGACCCCCGCCTGGGAATACAGAAGGTTGCACTTTGCAAGTACACAGCccagatggtggtggctggcacTGCAGGCCAG GTGCTTGTGCTGGAGCTCAGTGACGTGCCAGCCGAGCAGGCTGTCAGCGTGGCCAGTGTGGATCTCCTTCAGGATCGTGAGGGCTTCACATGGAAGGGCCATGAGCGGCTGAGCCCACACACAGGGCTGTTGACTTGGCCTGCGGGATTCCAGCCCCGAATGCTGGTGCAGTGCCTGCCACCAGCTGCTGTCACCGCTGTCACCCTTCATGCCGAGTGGAGCCTTGTGGCCTTTGGTACCAGTCATGGCTTTGGTCTTTTTGACTACCAGCGCAAGAGCCCGGTGCTGGCCAG GTGTACCCTCCACCCCAATGACTCTTTGGCCATGGAGGGGCCGCTCTCTCGGGTGAAATCCCTCAAGAAGTCACTGCGGCAGTCATTCCGGCGTATCCGCAAGAGCCGTGTCTCAGGCAAAAAACGGCCTACTACTGCCAGTAGCAAG TTGCAGGAAGCCAACGCACAGCTGGCGGAGCAGCCCTGCCCCCACGACGTGGAGATGACACCCGTGCAGCGCCGCATCGAGCCGCGGTCTGCTGACGACTCCCTTTCCGGTGTCGTGCGCTGCCTCTACTTTGCCGACACATTCCTTCGAGATG CAACCCACCATGGGCCCACCATGTGGGCAGGGACCAACTCGGGCTCCGTATTTGCCTACGCGCTAGAGGTTCCAGCAGCCGCAGCAGGTGGTGAAAAGCGGCCCGAGCAGGCAGTGGAGGCGGTGCTGGGCAAGGAGGTACAGCTCATGCACCGGGCACCTGTCGTGGCCATTGCTGTGTTGGACGGTCGTGGCCGTCCACTGCCTGAGCCCTATGAGGCTTCCCGGGACCTGGCACAGGCCCCCGACATGCAGGGTGGGCACGCTGTGCTCATAGCATCTGAGGAGCAGTTCAAG GTGTTCACACTGCCCAAGGTGAGCGCTAAGACCAAGTTCAAGCTGACGGCCCACGAAGGCTGTCGTGTGCGCAAGGTCGCCCTGGCCACGTTTGCCAGTGTGATGTCTGAGGACTACGCTGAGACCTGCCTCGCCTGCCTCACCAACTTGGGTGACGTCCACGTCTTTTCTGTGCCTGGCCTGAGGCCTCAGGTGCACTACTCCTGTATCCGGAAGGAGGACATCAGTGGCATCGCTTCCTGTGTCTTCACACGCCATGGTCAGG GCTTCTACTTGATCTCTCCGTCGGAATTTGAGCGCTTCTCCCTGAGTGCTCGCAATATCACGGAGCCACTCTGCTCTCTGGATATCAGCTGGCCCCGAAACGCCCCCCAGCCCAG TCTTCAAGACTCACCCAAGCTGAGCCAGGCTAATGGCACCCGAAACATCGCCCTGGCCCCAGAGAGCTGTGAAGGAAGCCCTAACTCTGCCCACAGCAAGCGAGCCG ACACCGCAGAGCCCCCCGAGACCACGCTCTCACCTGTGTCCGTTGACTCGGCAACGAGTGGGGATACCACGCTGGACACCACAGGGGACGTCACAGCGGAATATGTGAAGGATTTCCTGGG ctctcCTGAGGACTCGGAGAAGAACCTTCGGAACCTGGAAGCAGACGAGGCCCGGGCCTACACCCTTCTGGTTAAATGA